A segment of the Planctomycetota bacterium genome:
CAGGACGCAGCGCTGTCCGGTTTCGGATTGTCCAGACGACGGCTCCTGCACAACATGCAGCGAATCAGGCCCGGACGTCTGCGTCAATCCTCGTCTTCGTCCGCTGCACTATCGGCCCTGGCGTGATTGCCGCGCAGCAAGCGCTCCCAGTCCCCGTCACGGGCTTCCACGGGGCCTCTGCCGACGGCGTAGACGAGCCCGAGCATGAAGCCGGTGCAGACCAAGCCAGTTCCGCCAGCACTCACCAGCGGGAGCGCAATGCCCTTCGTCGGCAGGCTGGCGGTTGCGACGGCGATGTTGATCGTCGCCTGGAGACCCAACGCGGCCACCACGCCGAAAGCCAGCAGCCGGCAGAACGGATCGGGGCAGCGTCTGGAGACGCACCAACCGGCCGTGATGACGATGAGATACGACCCCGCGACCAGCAATGCGCCGAACAGGCCCAGCTCTTCACAGACGACCGCGAAGATGAAGTCGGTCGTGTCTTCGGGCAGGTAGCCCAGTTTCTGCACGCCGTTGCCCAGACCGCGGCCGGTCCATCCGCCGCCGGCGAAGCTGTAGAGGCTCTGGATGACGTGATAGCCGTCGCTCTCCGGGTTGGCCCACGGGTCGAGAAATGCGGAGATGCGTCGCATGCGGTACGGCTCGCTCCAGACGAACCAGAACGCTGCCCCTGCCGCCGGAAGCACCGCCGCCGCGAGCCAGCGGAGTTTGACGGGACCAGCAAGGAACATCACGCCCGCCGTCGCCGCGATCAGCGCGGCCGAGCCGAAGTCGTGGATGACGACCAGCAGGCACATCACGCCGACAAACGCGGAGAGTGTTAAAAAGCCGCGACCCAGCTCGAACGGTCCGGGACGACTCAATCGCCACGCGACCAGGAGCACCACGCCCCACTTGACCAGTTCGCTCGGCTGCACGTTCAACGGGCCGAGTCGGAGCCATCGGCGGGCACCGTTGACCTCGGCCCCGACACCCGGAATCAGCACGAGCACAGCCAGGATCACAGCGATGCCGGCGAACCAGACAGCCGGCGAACCCGAAGCCGTCGACCGGGCGAGTTTGCCGACGTCGAGCCGGCTGGCGGTAACGAAGGCGAGCATGGCCAGGGCGACGTAGAGCGCGTGCTTGACGCCTCGCCCACTCCAGTCCAAGAGCGCCGGCCCCGCCTGCGGTTCGGCGATGAACGCCGCCGATTGCACCATCAACAGGCCCAGCGCCAGCAGCACCAGCACGGCCAACGCCAGCAGGTCGCGATCTCGCAGGCCGTAAACAGAGTCGGGCACCTCCACCGATTATCGGTCGTTCGCAGCGACTCGCGTGAGTTCCCCTCCGTCATCCCGAGCTCAGTCGAGGGACCTCGCCCGGTTCTGCAGGTTCGCGCAGACGAGGTCCTTCGACTCGCGGCACTCGCTCAGGATGACGGGTTGGGCATCGACGCGTCACCGCAGCTTGATCGTTGCCAGCGATGCGATCGCCAGCATCGCTCCCACCAACCAGAACCGCACGACGGTCTGCGTCTCCGTCCACCCCTTCTTCTGGAAGTGGTGGTGCAGCGGCGACATGAGGAAGATGCGTCGCCCCTCGCCGAAACG
Coding sequences within it:
- a CDS encoding putative peptidoglycan glycosyltransferase FtsW: MPDSVYGLRDRDLLALAVLVLLALGLLMVQSAAFIAEPQAGPALLDWSGRGVKHALYVALAMLAFVTASRLDVGKLARSTASGSPAVWFAGIAVILAVLVLIPGVGAEVNGARRWLRLGPLNVQPSELVKWGVVLLVAWRLSRPGPFELGRGFLTLSAFVGVMCLLVVIHDFGSAALIAATAGVMFLAGPVKLRWLAAAVLPAAGAAFWFVWSEPYRMRRISAFLDPWANPESDGYHVIQSLYSFAGGGWTGRGLGNGVQKLGYLPEDTTDFIFAVVCEELGLFGALLVAGSYLIVITAGWCVSRRCPDPFCRLLAFGVVAALGLQATINIAVATASLPTKGIALPLVSAGGTGLVCTGFMLGLVYAVGRGPVEARDGDWERLLRGNHARADSAADEDED